A genomic stretch from Bacterioplanes sanyensis includes:
- the ilvC gene encoding ketol-acid reductoisomerase produces MGNNYFNTLNLREQLDQLGRCRFMNRDEFTSGCDFLKGKKVVIVGCGAQGLNQGMNMRDSGLDVSYALRESAITEKRQSWKNATDNGFTVGTYEELIPTADVVCNLTPDKQHTSVVSAIMPLMKDGACLGYSHGFNIVEEGMQVRDDLTVVMVAPKCPGSEVREEYKRGFGVPTLIAVHPENDPKGEGMDIAKAWASATGGDRAGVLESSFVAEVKSDLMGEQTILCGMLQTGAILGFEKMIEDGMDEGYAAKLIQYGWETVTEALKHGGITNMMDRLSNPAKIVAFDMAEELKVLMRPLFRKHQDDIMTGEFSRTMMEDWANGDANLLKWRAETAETGFEKAPASDVEIDEQEYFDHGIMLVAMIKAGVELAFETMVESGIVEESAYYESLHETPLIANTIARKKLYEMNVVISDTAEYGCYLFAHAAVPLLRDKFMPHFSTDVIGKGLNVTSNSVDNQHLIEVNEAIRNHPVEWIGQELRGYMTDMKRIVEA; encoded by the coding sequence ATGGGTAACAACTACTTCAATACGCTCAACTTGCGTGAGCAACTCGATCAACTCGGCCGCTGCCGTTTTATGAACCGTGATGAGTTCACCAGCGGTTGTGACTTTCTGAAAGGCAAAAAAGTGGTGATCGTCGGTTGTGGCGCCCAAGGCCTGAACCAAGGCATGAACATGCGCGATTCTGGCTTGGATGTCTCCTACGCCCTGCGCGAGTCGGCCATCACTGAGAAGCGCCAGTCTTGGAAAAACGCCACCGACAACGGTTTCACCGTGGGCACTTACGAAGAGCTGATCCCAACCGCGGATGTCGTTTGTAACCTGACGCCAGACAAGCAACACACCAGCGTGGTATCGGCCATCATGCCGCTGATGAAAGACGGCGCCTGCCTGGGTTACTCCCATGGTTTCAACATTGTTGAAGAAGGCATGCAAGTACGTGACGACCTGACCGTCGTAATGGTTGCGCCTAAGTGCCCAGGTTCTGAAGTGCGTGAAGAATACAAGCGCGGCTTCGGTGTTCCGACACTGATTGCCGTGCATCCAGAAAATGACCCGAAAGGCGAAGGCATGGACATTGCCAAGGCGTGGGCATCGGCCACCGGTGGTGATCGTGCGGGCGTACTGGAGTCATCCTTTGTTGCCGAAGTGAAGTCGGACCTGATGGGCGAGCAAACCATTCTGTGCGGCATGCTGCAGACCGGTGCGATTTTGGGCTTCGAGAAAATGATCGAAGACGGTATGGATGAAGGCTATGCCGCCAAGCTGATCCAGTACGGCTGGGAAACCGTTACCGAAGCGCTGAAGCACGGCGGTATCACCAACATGATGGATCGCCTGTCGAACCCAGCCAAAATCGTTGCTTTCGATATGGCCGAAGAGCTGAAAGTGCTGATGCGTCCGCTATTTCGTAAGCATCAAGACGACATCATGACGGGCGAGTTCTCGCGCACCATGATGGAAGACTGGGCAAACGGCGATGCTAACTTGCTGAAATGGCGTGCTGAAACCGCTGAAACCGGTTTTGAAAAAGCACCAGCGTCTGATGTTGAAATCGACGAGCAAGAGTACTTCGACCACGGCATCATGCTGGTGGCCATGATCAAAGCGGGCGTTGAGCTGGCGTTCGAAACCATGGTGGAGTCTGGCATTGTGGAAGAGTCGGCGTACTACGAGTCGCTGCATGAAACACCGCTGATCGCCAACACCATTGCGCGTAAGAAGCTGTATGAAATGAACGTCGTCATCTCTGACACGGCAGAATACGGCTGCTACCTGTTTGCTCACGCCGCGGTGCCTCTGCTGCGCGACAAGTTCATGCCACATTTCAGCACCGACGTCATTGGCAAAGGCCTGAACGTAACGTCTAACTCGGTCGACAACCAACATCTGATTGAAGTGAACGAGGCGATCCGCAACCACCCAGTAGAGTGGATTGGTCAGGAACTGCGCGGTTACATGACCGACATGAAGCGTATTGTTGAAGCATAA
- a CDS encoding sulfite oxidase heme-binding subunit YedZ encodes MPVSLRRVTVFVLALLPLIYLLQAVIRIQHGEWNLLGPEPGRAIVFFTGTWAFNLMLATLAVSPAAKHTGWRWLLQHRRMLGLFTFFYASLHLLAYSALLLEWRWLEISQELIERPYLTFGMLSWLILLPLALTSTKGWQRRLKRRWKSLHKWSYPAAALMAVHYLLQIRSSWFEPVFYTILVLALLGLRRWSLLPASKERLSAE; translated from the coding sequence ATGCCGGTTAGTTTGCGTCGTGTGACGGTGTTTGTGCTGGCGCTGTTGCCGCTGATTTATTTGCTACAGGCGGTGATTCGTATCCAACATGGCGAGTGGAATCTACTTGGGCCAGAGCCGGGGCGTGCCATCGTCTTCTTTACTGGCACTTGGGCTTTTAATCTGATGCTGGCGACTCTGGCGGTAAGCCCGGCGGCTAAACACACAGGTTGGCGCTGGTTGTTACAGCACCGGCGCATGCTGGGATTGTTCACCTTCTTTTATGCCAGCTTGCATCTATTGGCCTACAGTGCGCTGCTATTGGAGTGGCGTTGGCTGGAAATCTCGCAGGAACTGATTGAGCGTCCATACCTAACCTTTGGCATGCTGTCATGGCTTATTCTGCTGCCGTTGGCGCTGACATCCACGAAGGGATGGCAGCGCCGACTAAAGCGGCGCTGGAAGAGTCTGCATAAATGGAGCTATCCCGCCGCCGCTTTGATGGCGGTGCACTATCTACTGCAGATTCGTTCGTCGTGGTTTGAACCCGTTTTTTATACGATTTTGGTGCTAGCCTTGTTAGGGCTTCGTCGTTGGTCTTTACTACCTGCTTCGAAGGAGAGGTTGTCTGCCGAGTGA
- the ilvY gene encoding HTH-type transcriptional activator IlvY: MDYKDLQAFAAICHHFHLGRAAQQLHMSASTLSRRLARMEEEAGARLIDRDANPLQLTHAGALFRQHAEQTLSDWQQLRSAVSTQASDLSGTLTLFCTVTASYSFLVDLLARFRERYPKVELRIHTGDAADAISRVQRRAADVAIAARPDALPEDLSFKTMAPSPLLFIAPRGLVNVPQLSQADIDWSQVPMVLSESGLGRTRVDRWFAARNITPNIYAQVAGNEAIVSMVALGVGVGVVPELVLRNSPMASRVRVLTVEPELEPFAVGLCAPTDQLQQPLLQALWKTARL; this comes from the coding sequence ATGGACTACAAAGACCTGCAGGCCTTCGCCGCCATTTGTCATCATTTCCACCTTGGCCGTGCCGCTCAGCAACTGCATATGAGTGCATCAACCTTGAGTCGGCGCTTGGCGCGCATGGAAGAAGAAGCCGGTGCTCGGCTGATCGACCGTGACGCCAATCCACTGCAGCTGACTCATGCCGGTGCGCTGTTTCGCCAGCATGCCGAGCAAACCTTGTCCGACTGGCAACAGTTGCGCTCGGCCGTCTCCACTCAGGCCAGTGACTTGAGTGGTACGTTGACGCTGTTCTGCACCGTGACCGCCAGTTACAGTTTTTTGGTCGATCTGCTGGCGCGCTTTCGTGAGCGCTACCCTAAAGTCGAGTTGCGCATCCATACCGGCGACGCCGCCGATGCCATCAGCCGTGTGCAGCGCCGCGCCGCCGATGTTGCCATTGCCGCTAGGCCAGACGCTTTGCCAGAGGATTTGAGTTTTAAAACCATGGCGCCGTCGCCGTTGCTGTTTATCGCTCCGCGCGGTCTGGTCAACGTGCCACAACTGTCTCAAGCGGACATTGATTGGTCGCAAGTTCCGATGGTGCTGTCTGAATCTGGCTTAGGGCGCACACGGGTGGACCGCTGGTTTGCGGCGCGCAACATCACTCCCAATATATATGCACAAGTGGCAGGCAATGAGGCCATCGTCAGTATGGTGGCACTGGGTGTTGGTGTGGGCGTGGTGCCCGAGCTGGTGTTGCGCAACAGCCCGATGGCGTCCAGAGTGCGGGTGCTGACGGTGGAACCTGAATTGGAGCCCTTTGCCGTCGGTTTGTGCGCACCAACGGATCAGTTGCAGCAACCCTTGCTGCAGGCGCTATGGAAGACAGCCCGGCTTTGA
- a CDS encoding alkaline phosphatase D family protein: protein MPLTRRDFLLDTASAAVVPAVLPATLPALAERQQRQWAFQHGVASGDPLSDRVILWTRVTPLDGRDRVAYQWYLCRDPQCQHVLQQGYGVTYQQRDFTVKLDVDGLQAGQTYYYFFAAQGQQSDIGRTRTLPVGSVRQLRLAFTSCSNFAHGYFNVYRELAARTDLDAVLHLGDYIYEYDNLDASLTTGRIHCPPHEAVTLQDYRQRHACYKSDADLQQAHRQHPWLLIWDDHEVANNAWRGGAASHSRDQGDWGERLSAAVQAYLEWMPVRETSTPEQGLYRHFRFGDLVDLNMLDTRLAGRDQPATDKLERDHPQRTLLGYEQEQWLSNNLHSAQQQGVHWKLLGQQVMMAQLGTNNRPFNYDQWDGYPAARSRLFDLIEQQDIDNVVVLTGDIHSSWALELHRDPFMDNSQALAVELVTPAVSSPGIEHRTRAALAASSLQALLPHLQFVDFYHRGYVLLDVTPQRLQAEWWVVDRVDSPRYQSHCLNALQIPAGTAQFTAATQLSKPPDNPAEPAPAYASELAFLRRWHGPATPQAEQMASPLAGR from the coding sequence ATGCCTCTGACCCGACGCGATTTTCTGCTTGATACCGCCAGTGCTGCGGTTGTTCCCGCCGTCTTGCCAGCCACTTTGCCTGCATTGGCTGAACGTCAGCAGCGGCAATGGGCTTTTCAACATGGTGTTGCCAGCGGTGACCCACTCAGCGATCGGGTAATTTTGTGGACGCGGGTCACACCTTTGGATGGCCGCGACCGTGTGGCTTATCAGTGGTATCTGTGCCGCGATCCACAATGCCAACATGTACTGCAGCAAGGCTATGGCGTGACCTATCAACAGCGTGATTTTACCGTCAAGCTGGACGTCGATGGTTTGCAAGCAGGGCAAACCTACTATTACTTTTTTGCCGCGCAAGGGCAGCAGTCGGATATCGGGCGCACGCGTACATTGCCCGTGGGCTCTGTTCGACAGCTGCGTTTGGCGTTTACCTCGTGTTCAAATTTCGCGCACGGTTATTTTAATGTGTATCGCGAACTGGCAGCGCGTACGGACTTGGATGCGGTCTTGCACTTAGGCGATTACATCTATGAATACGATAATCTGGACGCCAGCTTAACCACCGGACGCATTCATTGCCCGCCGCACGAAGCCGTCACTTTGCAGGATTATCGTCAGCGCCACGCTTGTTATAAAAGTGATGCGGATTTACAGCAAGCGCATCGCCAGCATCCATGGTTGTTAATTTGGGACGATCACGAAGTGGCCAATAACGCTTGGCGCGGCGGCGCTGCCAGCCACAGCCGTGATCAAGGCGATTGGGGCGAGCGATTGTCGGCCGCGGTGCAGGCGTACTTGGAGTGGATGCCGGTGCGAGAAACGTCGACGCCGGAGCAAGGGCTGTATCGCCATTTTCGTTTTGGCGATTTGGTGGATTTAAACATGTTGGATACGCGCCTGGCCGGTCGGGATCAACCAGCCACTGACAAATTAGAGCGCGACCACCCACAGCGCACCTTGCTGGGTTACGAGCAAGAGCAGTGGCTCAGTAATAACCTACACAGTGCTCAACAGCAGGGCGTGCACTGGAAACTGTTAGGGCAGCAAGTAATGATGGCGCAGCTGGGTACCAATAACCGGCCGTTTAATTACGACCAATGGGATGGTTATCCGGCGGCGCGAAGCCGACTGTTTGATCTGATTGAGCAACAAGACATTGATAATGTGGTGGTGCTGACTGGCGATATTCATTCCAGTTGGGCGTTAGAACTGCATCGTGATCCGTTTATGGACAACAGCCAGGCATTGGCCGTTGAGTTGGTGACGCCGGCGGTGTCGTCGCCTGGCATTGAGCATCGCACGCGCGCCGCCCTGGCCGCTTCGTCGTTGCAGGCATTATTACCTCATTTGCAGTTTGTCGATTTTTACCATCGCGGCTACGTTTTGCTGGATGTGACCCCACAACGCTTGCAAGCCGAGTGGTGGGTGGTGGATCGGGTCGACTCGCCGCGCTACCAAAGTCATTGCTTAAACGCGTTGCAAATCCCTGCGGGTACAGCGCAATTTACCGCCGCCACGCAATTGTCCAAACCGCCAGACAACCCGGCTGAACCTGCACCTGCTTATGCCAGTGAGCTGGCCTTTTTGCGTCGCTGGCACGGCCCAGCCACGCCACAGGCGGAGCAGATGGCGTCGCCATTGGCAGGGCGTTAA
- a CDS encoding acyl-CoA dehydrogenase C-terminal domain-containing protein has product MIQYKAPIKDIQFLMNDVFDFQQHYQQIPGGEEATPDMVDAILGEAARFSEEVLSPLYQTGDDGCVFNDGDVTTPKGFREAYGQYVEGGWQGMSAPVEYGGQGLPLSLGVIKSEMIGTANWVWGMYPGLSLGAMNTIYMHGSEEQKQTYLVPLTEGRWTGTMCLTEPQCGTDLGQVKTKAVPNGDGSYAISGTKIFISSGEHDLTEQIVHIVLARLPDAPKGTKGISLFIVPKFNVNQDGSLGDRNPVVCGSIEEKMGIHGSSTCMMNFDGAKGFLIGPKNKGLMCMFTFMNTARIGTSIQGVGAAELSFQGALPYARERRSMRSLSGTKQPEKIADALIVHPDVRRMLLTQKAIAEGGRAMLYYAAQLADHMMAAHSRDDQAEYDRIDDKLGFLTPVLKAFLTELGYEAANQGVQVYGGHGFIKEWGMEQIIRDTQIAKLYEGTTGVQALDLLGRKVLLGKLKSFNEFHTVVKDFIKQHQNRSDMKPMIKQLKRYLLRWRLGTLRIAFMARKDRDMVGAASVDYLMFSGYVMMAYFWARMADSAYSAISRDPSQADFYRAKIHTAEFYFDRMLPRAKGHAKMMVKPARTLMQMSEDHFSF; this is encoded by the coding sequence ATGATCCAATACAAAGCGCCAATAAAAGATATTCAGTTCTTAATGAACGACGTCTTTGATTTTCAACAGCATTACCAGCAGATTCCCGGCGGCGAAGAAGCCACCCCCGACATGGTCGACGCTATCCTGGGCGAAGCAGCTCGTTTTAGCGAAGAAGTGTTATCGCCGTTGTATCAAACCGGCGACGACGGCTGTGTATTTAATGACGGCGACGTCACCACGCCAAAAGGATTTCGCGAAGCCTATGGCCAATATGTAGAAGGCGGCTGGCAAGGCATGTCGGCACCGGTGGAATACGGCGGCCAGGGCCTGCCATTGTCGTTAGGGGTGATCAAATCGGAAATGATCGGCACCGCCAACTGGGTGTGGGGTATGTACCCAGGCCTGTCACTCGGTGCCATGAACACCATTTATATGCACGGTAGCGAAGAGCAAAAGCAAACCTATTTGGTGCCGCTAACCGAAGGCCGTTGGACTGGCACCATGTGTTTGACCGAGCCGCAATGCGGCACTGACTTAGGCCAGGTTAAAACCAAAGCCGTGCCCAATGGCGATGGCAGCTACGCCATTAGCGGCACCAAGATTTTTATTTCTTCGGGCGAGCACGATTTAACCGAGCAAATTGTGCACATCGTGCTGGCACGCCTACCGGATGCGCCCAAAGGCACCAAAGGTATTTCGCTGTTTATTGTGCCCAAATTCAATGTCAACCAAGACGGCTCATTGGGCGATCGCAACCCCGTGGTGTGCGGCTCGATTGAAGAAAAAATGGGCATTCATGGTTCATCGACCTGTATGATGAACTTCGACGGCGCCAAAGGGTTTTTAATCGGGCCAAAAAATAAAGGCCTGATGTGCATGTTTACCTTTATGAACACCGCCCGTATTGGCACCTCGATTCAAGGCGTCGGCGCAGCGGAGTTGTCATTTCAGGGTGCCCTGCCCTACGCGCGTGAGCGCCGTTCAATGCGCTCGCTCAGTGGCACCAAGCAGCCGGAGAAAATTGCCGATGCTTTAATTGTGCACCCGGATGTGCGTCGCATGCTTTTAACGCAAAAAGCCATTGCCGAAGGTGGCCGCGCCATGCTCTATTACGCTGCTCAACTGGCCGATCACATGATGGCTGCTCACAGCCGTGACGATCAGGCCGAGTACGATCGCATTGACGACAAGCTGGGTTTTTTAACCCCGGTGCTAAAGGCGTTTTTAACCGAGCTGGGTTATGAAGCGGCCAACCAAGGTGTGCAGGTGTACGGTGGCCATGGCTTCATTAAAGAATGGGGCATGGAGCAAATCATTCGCGATACCCAGATCGCCAAACTGTACGAAGGCACCACCGGCGTGCAAGCGTTGGATTTATTGGGGCGCAAAGTGTTGCTGGGCAAACTCAAGTCGTTTAACGAATTCCATACGGTGGTGAAAGACTTCATCAAACAACACCAAAACCGCAGCGACATGAAGCCGATGATCAAACAGCTAAAACGCTATTTACTGCGCTGGCGTCTGGGTACGTTGCGCATTGCCTTTATGGCACGCAAAGATCGCGACATGGTCGGTGCTGCGTCTGTCGATTATTTGATGTTTTCAGGTTATGTGATGATGGCGTATTTCTGGGCACGCATGGCCGATAGCGCTTACAGTGCCATAAGCCGCGACCCTAGCCAGGCAGACTTTTATCGCGCCAAAATACATACTGCGGAGTTTTATTTTGATCGCATGCTGCCACGCGCCAAAGGTCACGCCAAAATGATGGTGAAACCAGCCCGTACCTTAATGCAAATGAGCGAAGATCACTTCAGCTTTTAA
- the msrP gene encoding protein-methionine-sulfoxide reductase catalytic subunit MsrP — MLIRKDRFSTPPSSEITPHSVYLKRRHFMQAGALSLLAAASPVRAVIDADNGRDLSSPAWLAKQVSSAKPFTGETKEALTPYDNVTGYNNFYEFGTDKSDPARYAHKLTTDPWSVTVSGECENSGTFALEDLLAKVQLEERVYRLRCVEAWSMVIPWIGFPLAQLIKQCQPNSRAKYVAFETLQRPKEMPGQRSVFSTIDWPYIEGLRMDEAMNDLTLMAVGLYGEMLPNQNGAPIRLVVPWKYGFKSIKSIVRIHFSETMPATTWNLLAPNEYGFYANVNPNVDHPRWSQASERRLPSSLFSPNRIPTQMFNGYQQQVAHLYKDMDLERYY; from the coding sequence ATGTTAATCCGCAAAGATCGCTTTTCTACGCCTCCTTCCTCTGAAATTACTCCGCATTCGGTTTATTTAAAGCGGCGGCACTTTATGCAGGCCGGGGCGCTGTCTTTGCTGGCTGCTGCCAGTCCGGTACGAGCCGTAATAGACGCCGACAATGGCCGTGATCTGAGCTCTCCTGCTTGGTTGGCAAAGCAAGTCAGTTCTGCCAAACCCTTTACGGGGGAGACGAAAGAAGCCCTAACGCCTTACGATAACGTCACCGGCTATAACAACTTCTACGAGTTTGGCACGGATAAAAGCGACCCGGCGCGCTACGCCCACAAACTGACAACAGACCCATGGTCGGTGACGGTTTCGGGGGAATGCGAGAACAGCGGCACCTTCGCTCTAGAAGATTTGCTGGCCAAGGTGCAGTTAGAGGAAAGGGTTTACCGACTGCGCTGCGTTGAAGCTTGGTCGATGGTCATTCCTTGGATTGGGTTTCCGCTGGCGCAGCTGATTAAGCAATGTCAGCCTAACTCGCGTGCGAAATACGTCGCCTTCGAAACCTTACAGCGGCCAAAAGAAATGCCGGGTCAGCGCTCCGTGTTTTCCACCATCGACTGGCCCTATATAGAAGGGTTGCGCATGGATGAAGCCATGAATGATCTGACGCTGATGGCGGTGGGCTTATACGGCGAGATGCTGCCCAATCAAAATGGTGCACCGATTCGCCTAGTGGTGCCATGGAAGTATGGCTTTAAAAGCATTAAGTCGATTGTCCGCATTCACTTCAGCGAAACCATGCCAGCCACGACTTGGAATCTATTGGCGCCGAATGAATACGGCTTCTACGCCAACGTAAATCCGAATGTTGATCATCCGCGCTGGAGTCAGGCCAGCGAGCGTCGCCTACCGTCATCACTGTTTAGCCCCAATCGCATTCCGACACAAATGTTCAATGGCTACCAACAGCAGGTGGCGCATCTTTATAAAGACATGGATTTGGAGCGCTACTACTAA
- a CDS encoding substrate-binding periplasmic protein, with amino-acid sequence MHRWLLIIPLLCLFTSLSRAEVVSVASGEWPPYVSEQLEHGGVISHLISAAFAAVDIDVEYHYYPWNRSLNLVRAGAHDATPVWSWTEQREQQFLFSHSPIGIEQSVFFFRKSHPVTWQQIWSPQPGEVIRIGATLGYSYGPEFQEHVQDEHFRLRRSHSDTEGLRLLLDGHIDAFPISRQVSEQLLALHFTASERNRLATVARPLREIDLHLLFSRATQNGEQLREKFEAGLRIIEANGTRAAIVEQHQFDPLISTP; translated from the coding sequence ATGCATCGATGGCTGCTAATTATCCCCTTGCTCTGTTTGTTTACCAGTCTCAGCCGCGCCGAGGTGGTGTCCGTCGCGTCCGGCGAGTGGCCGCCTTATGTATCCGAACAATTAGAACATGGCGGCGTTATCAGCCATCTGATTAGCGCTGCCTTTGCCGCCGTCGATATCGACGTTGAGTACCATTATTACCCTTGGAATCGCAGCCTCAATTTGGTGCGCGCCGGCGCCCACGATGCCACCCCAGTTTGGTCCTGGACCGAGCAGCGCGAGCAGCAGTTCTTGTTTAGCCACAGCCCCATAGGCATCGAACAAAGCGTGTTCTTCTTTCGCAAATCACACCCAGTCACCTGGCAGCAAATTTGGTCGCCTCAACCGGGGGAAGTGATTCGCATCGGTGCCACACTGGGTTATTCCTACGGCCCAGAGTTTCAGGAACATGTTCAAGATGAGCACTTTCGCTTACGCCGCAGCCACAGCGATACCGAGGGGTTACGCTTGCTGTTGGATGGCCATATCGACGCTTTCCCCATTAGCCGACAGGTCAGTGAACAATTATTAGCGCTGCACTTCACTGCCTCCGAGCGCAATCGTTTGGCCACCGTGGCCCGCCCCCTGCGAGAAATAGACCTGCATCTGTTGTTCTCACGCGCCACACAAAACGGTGAACAATTGCGTGAAAAGTTTGAAGCTGGGCTGCGTATTATTGAGGCCAACGGCACCCGTGCTGCCATTGTTGAACAACACCAATTCGATCCGCTGATCAGCACGCCTTAG
- the pssA gene encoding CDP-diacylglycerol--serine O-phosphatidyltransferase has product MTDNEKHTEQEASHQCPESDATAAKPAKWPGRKGIYLLPNLFTTGALFSGFYAVVASMNGDFENAAIAIFISMILDGFDGRVARMTNTQSDFGAEYDSLADMVSFGVAPALVAFSWALQDLGKIGWVAAFVYVAGAALRLARFNTQLAVADKNFFTGLASPAAAAIVAGTVWAFSESGTPGSDISWLMALIVPGAGLLMVSNFRYHSFKGLDLKGKVPFVALLAVVLVFVVVSIDPAKVLLGAFMAYALSGPGFEGWQFIKARRKK; this is encoded by the coding sequence ATGACGGATAACGAAAAGCACACCGAGCAAGAAGCTTCACATCAGTGCCCAGAGTCTGATGCCACCGCGGCCAAGCCCGCTAAATGGCCTGGCCGGAAAGGTATTTATTTGCTGCCCAACTTATTTACCACTGGCGCTTTGTTCTCCGGCTTTTATGCCGTTGTCGCCAGCATGAACGGCGACTTTGAAAACGCCGCCATTGCCATCTTTATTTCCATGATTCTCGACGGCTTCGATGGTCGAGTGGCACGCATGACCAACACCCAGAGCGACTTTGGCGCCGAGTACGACAGCCTGGCCGATATGGTGAGCTTTGGTGTCGCACCGGCATTAGTGGCCTTTAGTTGGGCACTGCAGGACCTCGGCAAGATTGGCTGGGTCGCGGCTTTTGTATACGTAGCGGGCGCGGCATTGCGGCTGGCACGCTTTAACACCCAATTGGCGGTGGCGGATAAAAACTTCTTTACTGGTTTGGCCAGCCCGGCGGCAGCGGCGATTGTTGCGGGCACCGTGTGGGCCTTTAGCGAATCAGGCACCCCTGGCAGTGACATTTCCTGGTTGATGGCGCTGATTGTTCCGGGAGCAGGTTTGCTGATGGTGAGTAACTTCCGCTATCACAGCTTTAAAGGCCTGGATCTAAAAGGCAAAGTGCCGTTTGTTGCCCTGCTGGCGGTGGTACTGGTGTTTGTTGTCGTCTCCATCGACCCAGCCAAAGTGCTGCTAGGCGCCTTTATGGCATACGCACTGTCGGGCCCAGGCTTTGAGGGGTGGCAATTTATTAAGGCCCGCCGTAAGAAATGA